In Sphingobacterium thalpophilum, a genomic segment contains:
- a CDS encoding ferredoxin--NADP reductase translates to MYTLRISKIIPQPNNNLTFQLESIAGDYPSYKAGQFITLSFVFGDREVRRSYSFNSSPDNNEPLSITVKRVENGEISRLLHHTIVEGDIVNAMEPQGLFVYEPEPEKIRTLFLFAAGIGITPLYATLKTALLAESKSKIVLIYSNSTLELTPFRSELEGWADRFPDRLTIVWIYSNSKNLMKARLNRDYIHAIVNDHLFGNKEDALFYTCGPVIYMDLCRFTLLGMGFDSNQIKRETFLLPENEEDDDDETEKEVDTTTYAIELYFQGKTYNLEVPYNKSILDIGLEHKIKLPYSCKSGMCSTCISQCTRGKVRMDYNEVLTDREVEQGRILLCTGHPVEMNTAIEVL, encoded by the coding sequence ATGTATACATTAAGGATTTCAAAAATCATCCCCCAACCTAATAATAACCTTACTTTTCAGCTTGAGTCTATAGCAGGAGACTATCCTTCCTATAAAGCTGGGCAGTTTATTACGCTTTCTTTTGTGTTTGGTGACCGTGAGGTACGTCGTTCTTATTCTTTTAATAGTTCGCCGGATAATAATGAGCCCTTAAGCATCACTGTTAAGCGTGTCGAAAATGGGGAAATATCTCGACTGCTCCACCATACTATTGTGGAGGGGGATATCGTCAACGCGATGGAACCTCAGGGTTTGTTTGTATATGAACCTGAACCGGAAAAGATTCGGACCTTATTTTTGTTTGCTGCTGGAATTGGCATCACACCCTTGTACGCTACTCTCAAAACAGCGCTTCTTGCGGAAAGTAAGTCTAAAATAGTGTTAATTTACAGTAATAGTACGCTGGAATTAACACCGTTTCGATCCGAATTGGAGGGTTGGGCAGACCGATTTCCTGATCGTTTAACAATTGTGTGGATTTACTCCAATAGTAAAAACTTGATGAAGGCCAGGTTGAATAGAGATTATATACATGCTATTGTTAACGATCATTTGTTTGGAAATAAGGAAGATGCCTTGTTTTATACCTGCGGTCCTGTGATTTATATGGATCTATGTCGTTTTACCCTTTTGGGGATGGGATTTGATTCCAATCAGATAAAACGAGAGACATTTCTATTGCCCGAAAATGAAGAGGATGATGATGACGAGACCGAAAAGGAAGTTGATACAACGACCTATGCTATCGAATTATATTTTCAAGGCAAAACCTATAATCTTGAAGTGCCATATAACAAATCTATTTTGGACATCGGGCTGGAACATAAAATTAAGTTGCCGTATTCTTGTAAATCCGGTATGTGTAGTACCTGTATTTCACAGTGTACAAGAGGTAAAGTAAGAATGGATTATAATGAGGTTTTAACAGATCGCGAAGTTGAACAAGGAAGGATACTTTTGTGCACGGGGCATCCGGTAGAAATGAATACGGCTATTGAAGTATTATAA
- a CDS encoding acetoacetate--CoA ligase, translated as MGKLLWSPTEEQKSLAEINKFKQYVENEHGLFFPSYQDLWAWSTTELANFWKSIAAYFNLKFHSAPTNIVELPADSTSFIGTKWFSGATLNYAEHVFRNTTEKRPALIFQSEQHAKREVSWTELESMVLKLQVYLKELGVQSGDRVAGVLINGIEAVALFLAANSIGAVWSCCSPDFGEASIQERFEQIESKVLFANSSYYYNGRLFEKAESIQQLSQRLPSLVACVLIDDPIWEEILKKDLTQVKLQFTAMPFDAPIWILYSSGTTGKPKAITHGVGGMLLEHMKALGLHQNVQDGDRFMWYSTTGWMMWNYALSALLMGNTLCIYDGATNYPDKLSLWKFAQESKVDHFGVGAAYLISCQDQDLKSLAYQPKTIGSTGSPLPPDVFEWLNVQFPESQIVSLSGGTDVCSAFLSGCTLLDVYAGEIQCRTLGAKIEAFDENGHHLYGEVGELVILAPMPCMPIYFWNDLANKKYFDSYFDKYSGVWSHGDWIKITVHDGIIMYGRSDATLNRGGVRIGTAEIYNVLNRTKGVLDSLVICVDHENGSSDMLLFVQLDNGLLNDALKGEIKRELRQQYSPRHVPDDIFQVSAIPYTLSGKKLELPIKKIFSGMTVEKAVSVDIMRNRESLLDFEAISKIWRRS; from the coding sequence ATGGGAAAATTACTCTGGAGCCCAACAGAAGAGCAAAAATCTCTAGCTGAGATCAATAAGTTTAAACAATATGTGGAGAATGAGCATGGCTTATTCTTTCCATCCTATCAGGACCTTTGGGCATGGTCAACGACGGAACTGGCTAATTTTTGGAAGAGTATAGCCGCCTATTTTAATTTAAAATTTCATTCAGCTCCTACAAACATTGTCGAGTTACCGGCAGATTCCACAAGCTTTATTGGGACAAAGTGGTTTAGTGGGGCTACTTTGAATTATGCTGAACACGTATTTCGGAACACAACGGAAAAGCGTCCTGCATTAATCTTTCAATCTGAACAGCATGCTAAAAGAGAGGTGTCATGGACTGAGTTGGAATCCATGGTTCTCAAACTCCAAGTCTATTTGAAAGAATTAGGTGTACAAAGTGGAGATCGTGTAGCTGGTGTATTGATTAATGGCATCGAAGCAGTTGCGTTATTTTTGGCTGCTAATTCCATCGGTGCGGTTTGGTCCTGTTGTTCGCCCGACTTTGGGGAGGCAAGTATTCAGGAACGTTTTGAGCAGATTGAATCCAAAGTACTCTTCGCAAATTCCAGTTATTACTATAATGGACGTCTTTTTGAAAAGGCGGAAAGTATTCAGCAACTTTCGCAGCGGCTACCATCATTAGTGGCTTGTGTTTTGATTGATGATCCTATTTGGGAAGAGATTCTGAAAAAGGATCTTACACAAGTTAAGCTCCAATTTACGGCAATGCCTTTTGATGCTCCAATATGGATTTTGTATTCTTCGGGAACTACCGGGAAGCCCAAAGCCATTACACATGGAGTTGGTGGTATGCTATTAGAACATATGAAAGCACTTGGACTGCATCAAAATGTGCAAGACGGGGATCGATTCATGTGGTATTCCACTACTGGATGGATGATGTGGAATTACGCGCTTTCGGCCCTTTTAATGGGAAATACATTGTGTATATATGATGGGGCTACGAATTATCCCGATAAATTAAGTTTATGGAAGTTTGCACAAGAAAGCAAGGTGGACCATTTTGGCGTTGGTGCTGCTTATCTCATCTCCTGTCAGGATCAAGATTTAAAATCCTTGGCTTATCAGCCAAAAACAATAGGGTCGACAGGTTCACCACTTCCACCAGATGTATTTGAATGGCTAAATGTACAGTTTCCAGAGAGTCAAATTGTCTCGCTAAGTGGTGGTACAGACGTTTGCAGTGCCTTTCTTTCGGGGTGTACATTGCTTGATGTTTATGCAGGGGAGATCCAATGTCGCACCTTAGGAGCTAAGATAGAAGCATTTGATGAGAATGGCCATCATCTTTATGGAGAGGTGGGAGAACTTGTTATTTTAGCTCCCATGCCCTGTATGCCCATCTATTTTTGGAATGATTTGGCGAATAAAAAATACTTTGATAGTTATTTTGATAAATATAGCGGTGTTTGGAGCCATGGTGATTGGATTAAGATCACTGTACATGATGGAATAATTATGTACGGTCGTTCAGATGCAACGCTGAACCGCGGTGGCGTACGTATCGGTACTGCAGAGATCTATAATGTTTTAAATAGAACCAAAGGGGTCTTGGATAGTTTGGTTATCTGTGTAGATCATGAAAATGGATCATCTGATATGTTGCTTTTTGTTCAATTGGACAATGGTTTATTGAATGATGCGTTAAAAGGGGAGATTAAACGGGAGCTTCGGCAACAATATAGTCCGCGACATGTGCCTGACGATATTTTTCAGGTATCGGCTATTCCTTACACGTTAAGCGGTAAAAAACTGGAGCTGCCTATTAAGAAGATTTTTTCGGGAATGACTGTAGAAAAAGCGGTGTCAGTAGATATTATGCGGAACAGAGAATCTTTGTTAGACTTTGAAGCGATCAGTAAAATCTGGAGAAGATCTTAA
- a CDS encoding SRPBCC family protein has translation MTTIQNTTEINKNVGEVYAFLADLNNHEQLMPENIYNWSSTTDEARFTIQNMAKLALRVEERVENHLIKLTPLEKAPFDVTLRWELQVIADTVTKATFIIDADLNMMMKMIASGPLQKLVDFQVNKLKEKLG, from the coding sequence ATGACTACTATTCAGAATACAACAGAAATCAACAAAAATGTCGGCGAGGTGTATGCGTTTTTGGCGGATCTCAACAATCATGAGCAGTTGATGCCTGAAAATATCTACAATTGGTCTTCGACTACGGACGAGGCGCGATTTACAATACAGAATATGGCAAAATTGGCTCTTCGCGTAGAAGAGCGTGTTGAGAATCATCTTATTAAGTTGACTCCTTTAGAGAAGGCACCTTTTGACGTAACTCTTCGTTGGGAATTGCAAGTTATTGCTGATACAGTGACAAAGGCAACCTTTATCATAGATGCTGATCTCAACATGATGATGAAAATGATCGCTTCTGGGCCGCTTCAAAAATTGGTTGACTTTCAGGTCAACAAATTAAAAGAAAAGCTAGGGTAG
- a CDS encoding acyl-CoA carboxylase subunit beta: MKELLALLRQKRENLKLGGGIDKIKKLKEKGKMSAWERIEYLLDPDREYLEIGMFAGEGMYKEHGGCINAGCAAVLGYVKSKLCVIVSNDATVKAGAWFPISAKKNLRAQEIAMENNLPIIYLVDSAGVFLPMQDEIFPDKEHFGRIFRNNARMSSMGIPQIAAIMGSCVAGGAYLPIMSDYAFIVEGTGSVFLAGPYLVKSAIGETVDAETLGGASTHSEISGVTDNKFPDDQSCLEAIKNVIDKIGGNPKANFNRKQSLPPKTDPSKIVEILPEDRTKPYRMQDILNAIVDADTLEEYKPDYGKTIVCALARVDGWAVGIVANQREIIKAKKPGNAMEMQMGGVIYNDSADKAARFIMNCNQQNIPLVFFQDVTGFMVGSRSEQGGIIKDGAKMVNAMANSVVPKFTFIVGNSYGAGNYAMCGKAYDPRLIYAWPTAQMAVMSGAAAGKTLFQIQESALKAKGQEINEEENNSLLKSIEDRYNEQLSPYYAAARLWVDGIIAPEETRKVISMGIEAANEKPILERYNVGVIQV, encoded by the coding sequence ATGAAGGAGCTACTCGCATTACTTCGCCAAAAAAGAGAAAATTTAAAACTAGGTGGTGGCATCGATAAAATAAAAAAACTGAAAGAAAAGGGTAAAATGTCAGCCTGGGAACGAATAGAATATCTACTGGACCCAGACCGAGAATATCTGGAAATAGGCATGTTTGCCGGCGAAGGAATGTATAAAGAACATGGTGGATGCATAAATGCGGGCTGTGCAGCGGTACTGGGCTATGTAAAATCCAAACTATGTGTCATCGTCTCTAACGATGCAACCGTAAAAGCAGGAGCCTGGTTTCCTATTTCTGCCAAGAAAAATCTACGCGCACAGGAAATTGCCATGGAAAACAATCTTCCAATCATTTATTTGGTAGATTCTGCAGGCGTATTTTTACCGATGCAGGATGAAATATTTCCCGATAAAGAACACTTTGGCCGCATATTCCGCAACAATGCCCGAATGTCTTCCATGGGAATACCTCAAATTGCAGCAATCATGGGAAGTTGCGTGGCAGGTGGCGCTTATCTCCCTATCATGTCCGACTACGCCTTTATCGTCGAAGGAACAGGCTCTGTATTTTTAGCAGGCCCATACCTGGTCAAATCTGCGATAGGTGAAACCGTAGACGCTGAAACACTCGGCGGAGCTTCTACCCATTCGGAGATATCCGGCGTGACAGACAATAAATTTCCCGACGACCAAAGTTGTTTAGAGGCCATAAAAAATGTTATCGATAAAATCGGTGGAAATCCAAAAGCTAATTTCAACAGAAAGCAAAGCCTTCCTCCAAAAACAGATCCGAGTAAAATAGTAGAGATTCTTCCCGAAGACAGAACAAAACCTTATCGCATGCAGGATATCTTGAATGCAATTGTAGACGCAGATACTTTAGAGGAATACAAACCCGATTATGGAAAAACCATTGTCTGCGCCCTCGCACGTGTAGACGGTTGGGCTGTCGGGATTGTTGCCAATCAACGTGAAATTATCAAAGCCAAGAAACCCGGTAACGCAATGGAAATGCAGATGGGCGGGGTTATCTATAATGATTCAGCAGATAAGGCAGCGCGCTTCATCATGAATTGCAACCAGCAGAACATTCCGCTTGTGTTTTTCCAGGACGTCACTGGATTTATGGTAGGAAGCCGATCAGAGCAAGGGGGGATTATCAAAGACGGAGCAAAAATGGTAAATGCAATGGCCAATTCCGTAGTTCCAAAATTCACTTTTATTGTTGGAAATAGTTATGGCGCAGGAAACTATGCGATGTGTGGAAAAGCGTATGACCCACGACTAATCTACGCTTGGCCTACTGCCCAAATGGCTGTCATGAGCGGTGCCGCTGCAGGCAAGACACTGTTTCAAATCCAAGAATCAGCTTTAAAAGCCAAGGGTCAAGAAATTAATGAAGAAGAAAACAACAGTCTCCTTAAATCAATAGAAGATCGGTACAACGAGCAACTGAGTCCGTATTACGCTGCTGCAAGATTATGGGTTGATGGAATTATAGCGCCTGAAGAAACACGAAAAGTCATCAGCATGGGAATTGAAGCTGCCAACGAAAAACCTATTCTAGAACGGTATAATGTCGGTGTTATACAGGTCTGA
- a CDS encoding superoxide dismutase, with translation MQTRRNFLQNAAKATLGIAVSGSILQDIASAKATELHAATLKFSQVKLPFSYAALEPNIDALTMEIHYTKHHMAYINAVNEAILAENIKEASEEQLLANISKYSPKARNNAGGAWNHNFFWESLSDKPSQPSEKLLTMINKTFGSLDKFKEQFAAAATSRFGSGWAWLLLDDSGNLKISSTPNQDNPLMDVAEVKGIPILGLDVWEHAYYLHYQNKRADYIKNWWNIVNWKKVNERLA, from the coding sequence ATGCAAACACGCAGAAACTTCCTTCAAAATGCAGCAAAAGCTACGCTAGGCATCGCTGTATCTGGATCAATATTACAAGATATTGCTTCCGCGAAAGCTACTGAATTACATGCCGCTACCTTAAAGTTTTCCCAAGTAAAATTACCATTCAGTTATGCCGCTTTGGAGCCTAATATTGACGCGTTGACGATGGAAATCCATTATACAAAGCACCATATGGCCTATATTAATGCCGTTAACGAAGCCATTCTTGCTGAAAACATCAAGGAAGCCTCAGAGGAGCAACTTCTAGCAAACATATCTAAGTACTCTCCAAAAGCAAGGAATAATGCTGGAGGAGCCTGGAACCATAACTTTTTTTGGGAAAGTCTGTCCGATAAGCCGAGCCAGCCATCCGAAAAATTATTGACTATGATCAATAAGACATTTGGTTCTCTAGACAAATTCAAAGAACAGTTTGCCGCTGCAGCAACCTCACGATTCGGTTCGGGATGGGCCTGGTTGCTTTTGGATGACTCAGGTAACTTAAAAATTAGCTCTACTCCAAACCAAGACAATCCTTTAATGGATGTTGCAGAGGTAAAAGGTATTCCCATTTTAGGTCTTGATGTATGGGAGCATGCTTATTACCTGCACTATCAAAACAAAAGAGCTGATTATATTAAAAATTGGTGGAATATTGTGAATTGGAAAAAAGTCAATGAAAGACTAGCATAA